The genomic interval GGGGAGGTCGTCGAACCAGCGGGCGGCGCTGATTTCGTCGTCGGGGTCGCTGATTTCGGGTTCGGTGCAGTCGGTGGCGTCGGCGGCGAACACGGGGAGGACGCCCCGGGTCTCGTAGGGGCCGGAGCGCACCGTGATGCGGGTAAGCATCGCGAGGCCGCGGTAGGCGGCGTCCACGCCGGCTTCCTCGTCGAGTTCGCGTTCGGCGGCCTCGCGGTACGTTTCGTCGGTTTCGACGCCGCCGCCGGGGAGCACCCAGAGGTCGACGCCGTCGTGGCGGACGAGGAGGAGTTCGCCGGACGGCCGGTAGACGATGGTGTGCGCGCCGAACGGCGCACCCGTTTTCTCGATGCGTTCGGCGAGCGTGCGGAAGCGCTCGCGGCCGACGTGGCGGGTGCGGGAGAACTCTACGAAGTCGTCGTGGGCGTCGCTGATGCGGTGGTAGGCGCGTTCGGCGGTCTGTTCCGCGCGTTGCGCGAGGAACCACGTGTCGTCAATCGGCATTGCTCGGTGGTTCGTGCGCGTGACTCCGGGGGCGGTTCGGCGTGCGCGTGGTGTGGGCGTAAAGTATCATGGGTTTCTGTTGACGACAAGGCGGCATAACGTTTCTGTCGGGGCGAACCGGGGGGCTTTTGGCCGGGCCGCGGGAATCCCGAGGTATGAGCTTCGAAGAAGGTGACACGGTCGTCCTGCACGACGAGCACAGCGACTTCGACGGTGAGACGGGCGAAATCACGCAGAAGGTCGAGACGATGTTCGGCGACGCGAACTACACGATTTCCTTCGAGGACGGCCAGGAGGCCGGCGTCCCCGAGGACAACCTCGAAGCCGCGGAGTAATCTTCGAGAGCGGTTCCGCGAACAACCGCGTTTTTCTCCCTCGGGTTCGTAGAGCGAGTAATGAGTTCGGTTCCGTTCCACTACATCGACCTCCGCGCGTTCTGTTACGAGACGGAGGCTGACGACCGCGTCGAGTCGGCGCTCCGCTACTTCCTGCCGGAGGACGCGGAGGTACAGCGCGCGGAGAGCCGCGGGCACAACGGCGACCGCATCGTGGTGTTCTCGGCGCGCGTGGAGCTGGCGGACGACCTCCGCCACGTGCTCGAACGCCTCCGAGAGGGCGCGGACATCGACCGACTGCGCGACGAACTGGACGACCGGGTGACGGAGAACTGCGAGTTCTTCGCGCACCTCGACAAGCAGGCCGCGTTCGACGGTGAGGCGGAACTCGGGGACGGCATCTCGCTGCGCGCGAAGGTCGAGGCGTACCCGGCGAAGCGCGAGGCGGCGCTGGAGAACGCGCGGGAGGCCCTGTGATGTACGAGGCCGTGTTCGCACATCCGGACGGCGCGAGCACGGTCTCGCGGTTCGCGGACGCGCTCGCGGGCGTCGAGTACGACGGCGTCGTCGTCCGGAGCAGGGCGGGCGACCGCCCCGAGTTCGACGCGGAGCGCGTGCGCGAGGAGCACGGAATCGACGTGGTCGATGGGGTGACGGTGGCGGCCGACGACCCGACGGGGGCGAGCGGCGCGGTGGCGAACCTCCGGTCGGACGCGACGGTGCTCTGCGTGCGGGGAGGGGACGCGACGATGAACCGGTACGCGGTCGAGGAGGAGAAGGTGGACGTGCTCTCCCGGCCGGGGAGCGACGTGAACCACGTGATGGTGAAGGCGGCGAAGCGCAACGCCGTCCGGCTGGAGTTCGACTTCGGGCCGGCACTGCGCGAGTCCGGGGGCGAGCGCGTGCGGGCGCTCCGCGGCCTCCGGAAGCTCCGCGAAATCGTCGAGCACTACGACGCGCCGTACGTCGTGAGCGCCGCGCCCGCGAGCCACCTGGACGTTCGCGCGCCCCGGGAACTCGTCGCCGTCGCGGAACAGGCGGGGTTCGGCGAGGCGTGGGTTCGCGCGGGTCTCCGGGAGTGGGGGGTTCTCGCGGCGCGGAACCGGGAGCGGATGTCCGCCGACTTCATAGCGCCCGGCGTGCGTAGGGGACGGTATGAAGAAGACGCTTGACGAGCACGCCGCGCGTTTCGACGACATCGCCGCGGAGTACGACGAGAACAAGAGCGAGGAGTACAACGAGTGCGTCCGCCTCGTCGTCGAGCACGCCACGGCCGGTCTTTCGGGCGACGAGACGGTGCTCGATTTGGCGACGGGGACGGGCGCTATCGCGCTCGCCGTCGCGGACGCGGCGGGCCGCGTGGTCGGCCGCGACATCAGCGAGGGGATGATGGCGGAGGCGCGCGCGAAGGCCGACGAGCGCGGCGTCGAGAACGTCGAGTTCGGCGAGGGGCGGTTCCGGAGTCCGAACTACGACGGCTCCGTGGACGTGGTGACGTCGAACTTCGCGATGCACCACCTCGCGGACGACGAGAAGCGCGAGGCCATCGACGTCATCGCCGGCCTCGACCCCGAGAAAATCGTGCTCGGGGACGTGATGCTATTCGGGGAACCGAACCCCGAGGAACCCTTTTTCAGTCCCGACGTGGACGACCCGGCGACGGTGGGCGTGCTCGCGGACGCGTTCACGGACGCCGGCTACGCGCTCACGGCGGTCGAGATGGTGCACGACCACGTCGGCGTGCTGGTCGCCGAGCGCGCATGAAGCACCTCCCGAAGCACTTGCGGCCGCGCTGGCGGTACCTCGCCGTGGAACTCGAAGGCTGGCCGGACGCCGCGTTCTCGCGGGGGGCGTTCCAGCGCGCGCTCTGGTACGCCGCGGGCAACCTCCTCGGCGACCCGGGGAGCGCGGACGCCGACCTGCGCGTGTTCTCCTTCGCGTTCGCGGACGGAACGGGGGAAGCCATCGTGCGGGCGCGCCGCGGCCACGTGAGCGAGGCGCGGGCGGCGCTCGCGTGCGTGACCGCCGTCGACGGCGAGGCCGTTCGCGTCGCCGTCCGCGGGGTTTCGGGGACGGTGCGTGCCGCGGAAGAAAACTATTTAGGACGCGCGAGTTTAAGTACGGGCGAGGAAGAAGTCGTGTTCAGGAACGCCACCCGGCGCGCCGTCGCTCGCGACGGCCGCATCGACATCGACGTCGAGGGTGCGTACGTGGGCGCGACCCGCTCTGATTTGGACTAAACTATGCAGGGTCAAAACCAGCAGCAAGCATACGACCGAGGTATCACGATCTTCTCCCCGGACGGTCGGCTCTATCAAGTGGAGTACGCCCGGGAGGCCGTCAAACGAGGCTCCGCGTCCATCGGGGTGCGCGCCGAGGACGGCGTCGTCCTCCTCGTGGACAAGCGCATCCGCTCCTCCCTGATGGAGGAGACGAGCGTCGAGAAGATTCACAAGGCAGACAACCACATCGGCATCGCGTCCGCGGGCCACGTCGCCGACGCCCGCCAGCTCATCGACTTCGCGCGCCGGAACTCCCAGGTCAACCGCCTCCGCTACGACGAGGCCATCGGCGTGGAGACGCTGACGAAGGACATCACCGACCACATCCAGCAGTACACGCAGGTCGGCGGCGCGCGGCCGTTCGGCGTCGCGCTCCTCATCGGCGGCGTGGACGAGGACGGCAGCCCCCGGCTGTTCGAGACCGACCCGTCCGGCACGCCGAACGAGTGGAAGGCGCTCGCCATCGGCTCCGGCCGCGACGACATCCAGAGCTATCTGGAGGAGAACTACCAGTCCGACCTCGAACTCGACGAGGCCGTCGGCCTCGCGCTCCGCTCGCTCGCGGAGAGCCACGAGGAGGGTCTCACCGCGTCCGGCATCGGCGTCGCCACCGTGGACGCCGAGTCCCGGAGTTTCGTCGAACTGACGAACGACGAGATAGACGAGTACCTCGACGACTTCGACCTGCAGGCCGAGTCCGACGACGAGAGCGAGGAGTAATCCCGTCGCTTTCTTTCGCTTTCCGCTCCGGGAGCGACGGCTACCACCTTTTTCCCGTCCGGGGGCGTAGCGGCTGGTATGATTTCGCTCGACGAAGCCGTAACAGCGCGGTTGGAGTCTCACGGGGAACGCTTCGAGGTGCTCATCGACCCGGACGCGGCGCTCGCGATGAAGCGCGGCGAGTTCGACGGCGACCTGGAGGACGTCATCGCCGCCCGGGACGTGTTCGAGAACGCCAGTCGCGGCGACCGGCCCGCGGAGGAAGACCTCGAAACCGTGTTCGGGACGACCGACCCTCTCGAAATCATCCCCGAAGTCGTCGAGCGCGGGGAGATTCAGATTACGGCGGAACAGCGAAAGGAGATGCAGGAGCAAAAGCGCAAGCAGCTCATCAACACCATCGCGCGGAACGCGGTGAACCCCCAGATGGACAACGCGCCGCATCCGCCCGACCGCATCGAGAACGCGCTGGAGCAGGCGGGGTTCACGGTCGACCCGATGGAGCCGGTGGAGAACCAGGTTGACGACGCGCTCGACGCGCTGCGGCCCGTGATTCCGATTCGGTTCGACGAGGTGACGGTGGCGGTGCAGGTGCCCGCGGACTACGCGGGGAGCGCGCAGGCCCAGATTCGGCAGTTCGGCGACCTGGAGCGCGAGGAGTGGCAGGCGGACGGCTCCTGGGTCGGCGTGCTGACGTTCCCGGCGGGGATGCAGAACGAGTTCTACGACCTCGTGAACGAGCACACGAGCGGCGAGGCGGAGACGCGCATCATCAAGGAGAAGGACGAACTCTCGACGCGCTAACTGTCGAGGTGGGCGTGGACGAGCGCGCGCTCGGCGCGGTGGAGGATACCGCTCACTGTCGATTTTGCGAGGCCGACGTCTTCGGCGACGTCCGTGAGCGAGCACGCCCGGGGTTCGTCGTAGTAGCCCGCGGCGGCCGCCGCCTCCAGTACGTCCCGTTGGCGGTCGGTCAGCGGGTCGCGCTCTCCGGTCGCGTCCGCGTCCACGCGCTCCAGTCGGTAGTCCACGCCGCGCGCGTCGAGTTCGTCGCCGAGCCGCGAGAGGCGTTCGTGGGTGGCGGTGAGCGTCCAGCGCGCGACGCCGTCGCTGACCTCGAACGGGAAGTCGAGCGGGAGTTTCGCGGAGCGGGTCGCGGAGAGCAGGGTGGGGGTGCGCGTCTCGAACTGCACGAGCACGCCGTCCTCTGCGGGGAGCACGTCACCGTCGCGGAGCGCGTCGCTCGACGCGACAACCGCCGCCATCTCGTCTGACGGGATGCCGCGCGCTTCGACGAGGCCGACGCCAGCGCCGTCCTCGGCCGGGAGCGCGGAGAGCACGCGGAACGTCGCGTCGGGGTTCTCGCGGGTGACGGGGGCGAGCCACATCTCGTCGGGGAGCGTGATGGCGAGCGTCGCGCGGGTCACGGCCGCGGATAGGGGGGTCGCGGAAAAAACTCCGCCGATGCCGGCCTACACTGCGCCCGCGGGCGCTTCGACGTCCTCCTCGACGACGGGGTCGCGGAGCGCCTCGACCTCGTCCAGAATCGCCTCGACGTGTTCGTCGGGCACGTCGTTCTCGCGGAGCGCGGCTTCGAGGTTCTCCGCGGTTCGGTCGAACGCTTCGTGCGTGATACCCATGCCGTCGTGCGCGGATTCCATGTCGTCGCCGTCGTACTCGACGGGGCCGCCCGCGACGGCGCTGATGAACTGTACCTGGTGGGCGAACAGCGCTTGCTTGTCCACGCCGTCGAAGTACGGCGTGAGGTCGTCGTCGGCGAACATGCGGTCGTAGAAGTCGGAGACGACGGACTCGACGGCGTCGCGGCCGCCGATGTCCGCGTAGATGCTCTGAGCCATTGCAGTCGGTACTCGGGGCGCGCGACCGGAGTACCTACGCCCGAACGTGTTCGCACTGCGGGACGCTACCACGGCTCACGAGCGGTGGTGCGAAAGAAGAATCGGTCGCGGGCGGGGTTACGCCCAGGCGGGTTTCGTGACGGTCACGTCCCCGCGCTCGAACGTGAACTGCTTCGAGACGGTCGCGGGTTCGCCATCGATGGTGGTCGTGTAGCTCACGGAGATGTCGGTGACGAAGCCGTTCGGCGTGACGGTCGCACTCAGAGTTTCCGTGGCGGCCTCGCCGTACTCGGTGCTGACGTTGACGGCGTCGGTCGCGCGGAGCTCGACGTTCCCGTCGTCGGTCTCGGAGACCTCTAGCTGGCCGGCCGCGAGGAGCGTGTAGAGGTACTCGCTCCACTGGTCGGGCGTGCGGACGAGGTCGGTGTCACCCGGGCCGCCGACGGTCGCGGTGGTGGTGTTGCCGTCGTCGTGCGTGTACTGGACGGTGCCGGTGGTGGCGTTCGACCAGAACGCGACGCTACTGTAGTCGTTGCCGGGCGGGGTGGCGCTGTAGCCCCGGGACGCGGATAGCGTGTCGCCGCTGGCCTTCGTGGTCTGCATGTAGGCCTCGTAGCCCGAGCCGTTGACGCGGACGGACGTGATTTCGGTAACCTCGTAGTCGGACGTCCGGAGCGCCTCGGCGTGCGCGTCCGTGAGGTCGAACCCGCTCTCGACGCCGGCAGCGGTGACGCCCGGCGGGTAATCGACGGACGCCTGGGTCGTGGTGGTGTTCGTGGTCGGTGCGGTCGTGCTCCCGCCGGTGCCGCCGCAGCCCGCGAGTGCGAGCATGGCTGCGAGCGCTACCGCGAGGAGGGCAGTCCTTCGCATGCTTTCGAATCGAAGCACCCCTCGGATAAGTAAGTTCTCTTACAGTACTGTTATGGGTACACATACCACGAAAATACGGCCCGAAACCGACCGAACCCGCAGAAAAGAACCCGCCGAATACTATCCGCGCCGGAACCCGACGAGGAAACCGCCCGTGAAGCCCCACTTTTTCCGGGCGCTGGCACGCGCCCGGAAAACCTGGAGGAAAAACCGTTATCCGCGCCGGAATCCGACGAGGAAACCGCCCGTGAAGCCCGCGGAGATGGAGAGCGTGGAGAGGATGGTGTTAATCCACTCGGGCGGGGTGCCGTTCTGTGCGGCCTCGCTGGCCTGCACCGCGCCGGCAGTGAGGCGTTCCCAGTCCACGGTGAGGATGCCGCGGGATTCGAGGAACTTGAACAGCGCGAGCTCGATGCCGACGAGGACGGCGATGAGTTTCGCGACTTTCTTCGCCGCGAACCCGATGATGCCGCCGATGACCGCGCCGCTCCCGAACTCGATGCCGAGGGAGGTCGGGTCGATGTTGACTGCCATACCGTATCCGTCGCCGTCCGCTTTTAAGGCTCTTGTGCCGCGCCCGGTGCTTAAGTATTCTCGGCCCCTACCCTCGTGTAAGTGACAGGCGCACGTACACCTGACACGGCCGTCGTCGCGAAGCGCGTCGATTCGGGCACCGCGGACACGGACGAGGTTCGCGACCTGGTTCGGGCGGCGGGCTACGACGTCGTCGGCGAGGTCACGCAGGCACGGAAAGCCGACCCCGCGCTCCAGCTCGGCGAGGGGAAGGTCGAGGAGCTCGCGACGCTGGTGCGGGACACCGGCGCGGACACGGTCGTGTTCGACAACCGGCTCGGCCCCTACCAGATCTTCAACCTCGGCGGGAAGCTCCCGGACGGGGTGGAGGTCGTCGACCGGTTCACGCTCATCCTCGACATCTTCGGCCAGCGCGCGCACACCCGGAAGGCCCAGTTGCAGGTCGAACTCGCGGAACTCCGGTACGAACTCCCGCGCGCCGAGGCGAAGACGAGTCTCGCGAAGCGCGACGAGAAACCCGGGTTCATGGGGCTCGGCGAGTACGACGAGAGCCGCGAGCAGGACATCAAAGACCGCATCAGCCGCATCCGGGACGAACTCGCGAACATCGAGAAGACGGAGGAACACCGGCGCGACCAGCGCCGCGAGTCCGGGTTCGACCTCGTCGCGCTCGCCGGGTACACGAACGCCGGGAAGAGCACGCTGATGCGGTCGCTCGCCGCCGACCTCGACGTGGACGAGAACGAGGAGCGCCACCCCGACCTCGACACGACCGCGGAGTCCCGCGACATGCTGTTCACGACGCTCGGAACCACCACCCGGCGACTCGACATGGAGAACCGGGACGTGCTCCTCACGGACACCGTCGGGTTCATCAGCGACCTCCCGCACTGGCTCGTCGAGTCGTTCAAGTCCACGCTCGAATCGGTCTACCAGTCCGACCTCGTCCTCCTGGTGGTGGACGCAACCGAGTCCGTCGAGGACATCCGGGAGAAGCTGGTGACGAGCCACGACACGCTCTACGAGCGCAACGAAGCCCCCATCGTCACCGTCCTCAACAAGGTGGACGAGGTGCCCGAGGACGAACTCGCGGAGAAGCGAGCGGCGCTCTCCGCGCTCGCGCCGAACCCCGTCGCGGTCTCAGGGAAGGAGGAACTGAACCTCGACGCGCTCCGCGAGCGCATCCACGACGAACTCCCCGACCGGGAGCGCGAACGCCTCGTGATGCCCCTGACGGACGACACGATGAGCGTCGTCTCCTGGGTGCACGACAACGCGCACGTCCGCGACGTGTCCTACGGCGACGACGAAGTGGTCGTGGACTTCGAGGCCCGACCGAGCATCGTGGAGAAGACGCGCTCGAAGGCGAGCAACCTCGCGGAAGCCTAGTTCTTCTCCTTCGCCACGACCTCGACGTTCTCGATGCGCGTCCCCGGGTACTGGCCCGATTCGTCCTTCTCGGCGGCTTTCACCATGTCCCAGACGACGTTCAGCCCAGTAGTGACGCCCTCCAATGCCTCCATCTCGCAGCCGGTCTTTCCCGTGGTTTCGACGGCAACCTCCAGCACGACGCGGTCGTCGCGCACGTCGAAGTCGGTGTCCACGTTCGTGATGGGTATCTGGTGGCACATCGGAATCGTCTCCCACGTGTGCTTCACGGCCTGTATCGCGCCGACGCGCGCGGTGGCGAGGACGTCGCCCTTCCCGATTTCGTCCGCGCGAACCGCGTCCACCGTGGACTCGGAGAGGTGAATCTCGCCGCGCGCGACCGCGCGGCGCTCGCTGTCCGGCTTCTCGCCCACGTCCACCATCTGCACGTCGCCCTCGTCCGTGGTGTGCGTCAGGTCGTCGTCAGTCATCGTCGTAGAGTGCGTGCGGGAGCCTCGTAAGCAGGTCGCTCGCGAGCAACCCGTAGCCGTTCTCGGCGACGGCGTCGTCGCCCGCGCGACCGTTCGCGTACGCGGCGAGCGCGCCGGCGTCCACGGGCTCGGTGACGGAGAGGAGCGCGCCGGTCGCGCCCGCGAGCACGTCCCCGGTTCCGCCGACGGTCATTCCGGGGTTGCCCGTGCGGTTCGCGCGCGTCGCCTCGCCGTCCGTGACGATGTCGTACGCGCCCTTCACGAGTATCGTGTGCCCGAGGTCGGCGGCGAACGACTCTACCGCCGCCATGCGGTCGCGCCACTCGGACTCGCGCGGGCCGCCCATTTTCACCAACTCGCCCTGATGGGGCGTGCAGACGAGCGTCGCCTCGGTGTCGACGTCCGGAACGACCTGGAGGGCGTCGGCGTCCACGACCGCGCGCCCCTCGTAGTCGGCGAGGAACTGGCGGACGGCGCGCAGGGTGTCGTCCGCGTCGCCGAGCCCCGGCCCCAGCACGACCACGTCGCGCTCGCTCGCGCGGTCGAGGAGCGTCTCGACGTGCGTCGGCTGGAGGCGCGTGCCGACGAACGGTTCGACGATGAGGTCTTCGCTGTACCCCTGCACCTCGTCCGCGACCGGTTCGGGGCAGGCGACGTACGCGAGGTCAGCGCCCGCGCGGAGCGCCGCCTGCGCCGACAGCGCCGGCGCGCCCGTGTACGGCCCGCCGCCGATGACCGTCACCTTCCCGAAGTCGCCCTTGTGCGCCTGCGGGTCGCGCCCGAGGACGTTACGGTCGCCCGGCCCGACGAACAACTCGGCCGCCTCGGGGATGCCGATGTCAGCGACCGTGACGGTCTCCCCGTCCAGTCCGGGTTTCGCGTCGTGGAAGGTGACGACGCGGTCGGCGTCCACGACCGCGCCCGGCGTCTCGCCCGTGTCCGCGTCCATGCCCGACGGCACGTCCACGGAAACGACGGTCGCCTCGGACTCGTTGATGGCGTCGATGGCGGACGCCTCGGGTTCGCGGGGCGCGCCCGACACGCCCGTTCCCAGCAGGGCGTCCACGAGCACGTCCGGCTCCCCGAAGTCGAGCGCGCGCGAGTCCGAGACTTCTTCCGCGGGGATGTCGCTCTCCGCGAGCGCGCCCCAGTTCTCCCGACTGATCGCGGTGGTGATGGTCTCGCGGCGGCCGAGAAGGTGGACGGACACGTCGTGGTCGGCGAGGAAGCGCGCGGCGACGAACGCGTCCCCGCCGTTGTTCCCGCGGCCCGCGACGACCGCCACGGACGCGCCCGGGTCGGCGACCTCGCGCACCTCGCGCGCGACCGCGTTCCCGCTCGACTCCATCAACTGCTTGCGTGAGACGCCGAGCGCCTCCGCGTTCTCGTCCACGGCGGCCATCCGCCTGCTCGAAATCATACTCTACTCCTCTGTCTCGGCCGCCGTAAATCCGCGGGCTACCGCCGAATCTCGAACGACTCGACGCCCGCCGGCTCCCCGTACTCCACGGATACGTCCGTCACGTCGGCCCGACGACTCCCTGTGTGACACCACTCCACCATCTCTTCCACGGCGTCCTCGTCGCCCTCGAAGACGGCTTCGACGCGGCCGTCCGCGAGGTTCTTCACCCAGCCGTCCACGCCGCGCTCGCGGGCGGCGTCCCGCGTGCTCGCCCGGTAGTAGACGCCCTGCACGGTTCCGGAGACGAAGACGTGCGCGCGGATTCGCTCGCTCATACGTCGCTCTGGTGGCGGGTCGGACTTAGTTCCCGCCGCCGTTGCGCAGGTGATGGAACAGATACGTCTGGGTGTAGCCGGCGTACGGTCCGAACTGTTCGCGGAGCGCGCGCGAGGTGTCGGCGTAGTTCCCGCGGGCGCAGTCGGGGTAGTAGTCCTCGATGGCGGTGCGAATCCAGGTGTCGAGCGGGACGGCGTCGAGGTAGTCGAGCGAGAAGAGCAGGACGCAGTCCGCGACCTTCTCGCCGACGCCGACGAACCCCGTCATCGCGTCGCGGGCGTCCTCGTAGTCCAGTCCACGGATGTCGTCTCTGGTGAGTTCGTCGGACGCGACGAGTTCGGCGGTGCGCTGGACGTAGGGCGCGCGGTAGCCGAGGCCGAGGTCGCGGAGTTCGTCCTCGGTCGTCTCGGCGAGCGCGTCGGGCGTCGGGAACGCGTGGTAGGTGCGGCCGTCGAACTCGATGCGCTCGCCGTACGCCTCCCGGAGGGACTCCTGCATGGCGAAGATGCGTTCGACCCGCATCTGCGCCGAGCAGATGAACGATATCAGGCAGCCGAAGAATGGGTCGGAGACGATGCGCATCCCCCAGTAGCGGTCGTACGCGGCGTCCACGAGGTCGTCGGTGTTCGCGGCGGCGCGTATCGCGTCGAGGTCGTCGTCCAGTCGGAGGAGGTCGTGGAGGCGGGCGTCGGCGTCGGTGGTGGCCTCCCAGACGAGTTCGTCGTCGGTCTGCCGCACCCGAATCACGTCGCCGTCGGCGACGGTGGCGTACCAGGCGTCGCCGCCGTGCGCGCCGTCCGTCTCGTAGGTCGCGCCGTCCTCGCGCGTCCAGAGGTAGGACTGGCCGGATTCGAGGGTGGACTGGAGGTCGAACGCTGACGCGAGGGAGTCGAGGGGTATCGACCCGGTTTCCATACCTCCTCTCGGTCGCGTCCCGGCCAAGTGTCCGTCGGTCTCGCGTGCTAACGCGGGGCAAAGAACTATAGCGGCGTGGGAGAGACGCCCCGCTATGGACTGCCGCGTCGTCCTGGAGGCCGCCGTCCCCGTCTACGACGTCGAGACGCCCGACGAAGCCGTTCGCATCGCGGTTTCGAAGACGGGCGAACTCCTCAACCCCGACCTGAACTACGTCGAAATCGGCCCCGCGACCCGCGAGTGCCCGAACTGCGGCGACTCCGAGGACGCCGCGTTCGTCGCCGCGGACGAGGGACTGGTCGCGCTCGAACTCGAACTCACCGTCTACAACGTCGACCGCGACGAACACGCCGCCCGCATCGCGCGCTCGGAGCTCGGCCAACACCTCACGGACATCCCGCTCGCCGTCAGTCGCGTGACGGACGCGTAGCTACGTCGTGTGCGTGTACCGCGAGAACTCTCGATGGGTTAGTCAGCCTGCGCAGCGACCTTCTCGGTCTCGGGCTCCACGGACGTCGTGATGCCGGACGCCAGTGCGAACACTGCTGCTTTGTGTTCGGTTTTCGATTTGTGGATGGATGTCGGTCGCACCCCCAGATCCTGGTATTCGTCGAGCGTGACGCCGTCGTCTTCCACGCCCTCGTAGAAGTTGCTTACTTCGGCGAGCAGTCCGTGCAGGTGGATGAGCTCCTGCTTCTTCATGACAGCACATTCTAACGGCTACGGGGACTTAGTAGTATCTTGAGGAAGGTTAACACACTTCTCTGTGGGTGGCTCAGCGCGTCTCGTGCCGAACCGCTTTTACGTCCTCTCGCCCCATTTCCCGGTATGGATTACGAGGAGCAACTCGACCGAGCGATGAGCGAGAAGCCCGACGTCGCCGGGAGCGAGAGCCGGTTCGACGTCCCCGAACCCACCGTCCGCAAGGAGGGGAACGTCACTGTCTACGAGAACTTCCAGGCGACCATCGACCGCCTCGGCCGCGACGAGGAACACGTCCTCAAGTTCATCCAGGACGAACTCGCGACGAGCGCCCAGATAGACGAGAGCGGCCGCGCGCGCTTCACCGGCGAGTTCGGCGGCGACCGCGTCGAAGCCGTGCTCGACGACTACGTCGATACGTACGTCCTGTGTCCCGAGTGCGGCCTCCCGGACACGAACCTGGAAACGGAGAACGGAACGGAACGCCTCCACTGCGAGGCG from Salarchaeum japonicum carries:
- a CDS encoding NAD(P)H-hydrate dehydratase, whose protein sequence is MISSRRMAAVDENAEALGVSRKQLMESSGNAVAREVREVADPGASVAVVAGRGNNGGDAFVAARFLADHDVSVHLLGRRETITTAISRENWGALAESDIPAEEVSDSRALDFGEPDVLVDALLGTGVSGAPREPEASAIDAINESEATVVSVDVPSGMDADTGETPGAVVDADRVVTFHDAKPGLDGETVTVADIGIPEAAELFVGPGDRNVLGRDPQAHKGDFGKVTVIGGGPYTGAPALSAQAALRAGADLAYVACPEPVADEVQGYSEDLIVEPFVGTRLQPTHVETLLDRASERDVVVLGPGLGDADDTLRAVRQFLADYEGRAVVDADALQVVPDVDTEATLVCTPHQGELVKMGGPRESEWRDRMAAVESFAADLGHTILVKGAYDIVTDGEATRANRTGNPGMTVGGTGDVLAGATGALLSVTEPVDAGALAAYANGRAGDDAVAENGYGLLASDLLTRLPHALYDDD
- a CDS encoding acylphosphatase is translated as MSERIRAHVFVSGTVQGVYYRASTRDAARERGVDGWVKNLADGRVEAVFEGDEDAVEEMVEWCHTGSRRADVTDVSVEYGEPAGVESFEIRR
- the moaC gene encoding cyclic pyranopterin monophosphate synthase MoaC; this encodes MTDDDLTHTTDEGDVQMVDVGEKPDSERRAVARGEIHLSESTVDAVRADEIGKGDVLATARVGAIQAVKHTWETIPMCHQIPITNVDTDFDVRDDRVVLEVAVETTGKTGCEMEALEGVTTGLNVVWDMVKAAEKDESGQYPGTRIENVEVVAKEKN
- a CDS encoding DUF555 domain-containing protein, which codes for MDCRVVLEAAVPVYDVETPDEAVRIAVSKTGELLNPDLNYVEIGPATRECPNCGDSEDAAFVAADEGLVALELELTVYNVDRDEHAARIARSELGQHLTDIPLAVSRVTDA
- a CDS encoding DNA-3-methyladenine glycosylase family protein, whose product is METGSIPLDSLASAFDLQSTLESGQSYLWTREDGATYETDGAHGGDAWYATVADGDVIRVRQTDDELVWEATTDADARLHDLLRLDDDLDAIRAAANTDDLVDAAYDRYWGMRIVSDPFFGCLISFICSAQMRVERIFAMQESLREAYGERIEFDGRTYHAFPTPDALAETTEDELRDLGLGYRAPYVQRTAELVASDELTRDDIRGLDYEDARDAMTGFVGVGEKVADCVLLFSLDYLDAVPLDTWIRTAIEDYYPDCARGNYADTSRALREQFGPYAGYTQTYLFHHLRNGGGN
- a CDS encoding translation initiation factor IF-2 subunit beta encodes the protein MDYEEQLDRAMSEKPDVAGSESRFDVPEPTVRKEGNVTVYENFQATIDRLGRDEEHVLKFIQDELATSAQIDESGRARFTGEFGGDRVEAVLDDYVDTYVLCPECGLPDTNLETENGTERLHCEACGARSAV
- a CDS encoding UPF0058 family protein, with the protein product MKKQELIHLHGLLAEVSNFYEGVEDDGVTLDEYQDLGVRPTSIHKSKTEHKAAVFALASGITTSVEPETEKVAAQAD